The Longibacter salinarum genome includes the window GTAGCTTCTGCACGGCGTTGATGCCCGCCATCAGGCCCTGCGCGCCGGCCTCTTCGTACCCGGTGGTCCCGTTGATCTGGCCCGCGAAGAACAGCCCATCGACGTACTTCGTCTCCAGACTGTAGCGAATCTGGTAGGGCGGGAAGAAGTCGTACTCGATGGCATACCCGGGGCGCAGCACGTGCACATCCTCAAGCCCAGGGACTTTTCGAATCGCCTCCAGCTGTACGTCCTCCGGGAGACTCGTGGAGAAGCCGTTGACGTACACCTCATCGGTGTGACGCCCCTCCGGCTCGATAAAGATCTGGTGGGAGTTTTTCTCCGAGAAGCGATCGATCTTGTCCTCGATCGACGGGCAATAGCGAGGCCCTTTCGCCTCGATCCGTCCGGCAAACATCGGGCTCCGGTCGAATCCCGTGCGCAGCGTTTCGTGCACCTCCGGCGTCGTATCTGTGAGCCAGCAGGAGAGCTGATCCTCCACCGGCGGGAGCTCGTCCGACATGTAGGAGAACGAGGTGGCGTCCTGGTCGCCCGGCTGCTCCCGCATCACACTGTAATCGATTGTGCGACCGTCCAGTCGCGGCGGCGTCCCCGTCTTCAGCCGGCCGCTCTCGAAGCCGAGCTCGTGGAGGCAATCTGTGATGCCACGAGACGCGCTCTCGCCCATCCGCCCACCGCCGAAGTTCTTTTCCCCGACGTGTATGACGCCGTTGGAGAACGTCCCCGTCGTGAGAATGACCGCCGGGGCGTGAAAGGACTGGCCCAGGTTCGTGCGCACGCCCTCGATCGTGGAGCCATCCTCGGACGTGAGGACCTCCGTCACCATGTCGGCGCGCATGTAGAGGTTCGGGATCGCCTCCAGTTCCTCGCGCACCGCCGTAGCGTACGCGGCCCGGTCGCACTGCGCACGTGGGCCCCAGACGGCCGGTCCCTTGCTCCGGTTGAGCATGCGAAACTGAATGCCGGCCCGGTCCGTGACCCGGCCCATGAGACCACCCATCGCGTCGATCTCGCGGGCAATATGTCCTTTGCCGATGCCGCCGATGGCGGGGTTGCACGACATCTGGCCGATGGCGTCGAGCTTCATCGTGATGAGCAGCGTTTTGGCGCCCATGTTGGCTGCCGCGGCTGCCGCCTCGCTGCCGCTGTGACCGCCGCCGACGACGATGACGTCGTAGTCAAAGTAGTTCTCGTTCATGAATCCGGGACGACTCGTCGGTAGAGAAAAGAGAGCATCGTAGTAGAGGGGAACGTCCTCGCCCGCCGATAGGATTCGAGCGCGGGGCAGCCCAATCGAGAAACCTTTCCAAAGGTGAGCGATTTGATGTGAGTGAATGCTCACTCATTACTAGATCAGCTCCTATCATCCCATGAGTGTCTCCAAAAAAGCTCTGATTGACGGCCTGAATACGGATCTCGCCCACGAGTACCAGGCCATCCTGATGTATAACAGCTACGCCGCGATGGTCTACGGCATGCACCGCCCCACTTTGAAGCAGTTCTTTGAGGGTGAGCTTCCGGAAGAGCTGGCCCACGCGCAGCTGCTGGCGGACAAAATCACGGCGCTGGGCGGGACGCCGACGACCGAACCAGCCCCGCTGACCCTGGCCAACGAGCCGACAGCCAT containing:
- a CDS encoding ferritin-like domain-containing protein, which produces MSVSKKALIDGLNTDLAHEYQAILMYNSYAAMVYGMHRPTLKQFFEGELPEELAHAQLLADKITALGGTPTTEPAPLTLANEPTAMLHQVLEAESETIDRYVERRRQAEEAGEYGLATDLDDIIRDETEHKEETEKLLRDIAETV
- the mnmG gene encoding tRNA uridine-5-carboxymethylaminomethyl(34) synthesis enzyme MnmG → MNENYFDYDVIVVGGGHSGSEAAAAAANMGAKTLLITMKLDAIGQMSCNPAIGGIGKGHIAREIDAMGGLMGRVTDRAGIQFRMLNRSKGPAVWGPRAQCDRAAYATAVREELEAIPNLYMRADMVTEVLTSEDGSTIEGVRTNLGQSFHAPAVILTTGTFSNGVIHVGEKNFGGGRMGESASRGITDCLHELGFESGRLKTGTPPRLDGRTIDYSVMREQPGDQDATSFSYMSDELPPVEDQLSCWLTDTTPEVHETLRTGFDRSPMFAGRIEAKGPRYCPSIEDKIDRFSEKNSHQIFIEPEGRHTDEVYVNGFSTSLPEDVQLEAIRKVPGLEDVHVLRPGYAIEYDFFPPYQIRYSLETKYVDGLFFAGQINGTTGYEEAGAQGLMAGINAVQKLRDEDPIILKRSEAYIGVLIDDLVAKGTDEPYRMFTSRAEHRILLRQDNADQRLTELGYRLGLASQERYDRMVEKQEAVKATRRALESTSVRPEQVNDYLEEQGTSAITQPGPVIQLVKRPQVDVDDLLRHAGIYDDVVTPTPGMLSASRLVEIDLKYEGYLDRQQQMVEKMEEKERWPIPEDFDYHELDTISKEAREKLDRIRPGNLGQASRISGVRASDVSVLMVLLKQKGVKPLPKERTISSHSDVSASGDGAPASADAVT